In Debaryomyces hansenii CBS767 chromosome B complete sequence, one genomic interval encodes:
- a CDS encoding DEHA2B04202p (similar to uniprot|P06779 Saccharomyces cerevisiae YJR052w RAD7 nucleotide excision repair protein), whose product MARRSNRNQSGVRGPNSALTEFLRVEGITDAFRRRQERGDPTSREESPADRNETEDSEVSLPSVPLDIHENNLDGEVDEEEKAIRQAARRKRRAAKRRSGGRFPSDSDDDDDNDDNYSDDDVLGNGFKKFGEEDNCVDCGKIFNMTVYSRYDRARKGYLCESCNENLKQREKTARRNQLNARKKRKKVAQALLDKSSIQMPTLQDICIKKITQNIDDVDALGDIGQTNMNKISMILSKNRSLNNSTMTLFLHPGLKVLDFWDCSNVDSDSLNKIASYCPNLESLTLFMCGYFHNDNLKYYSSHLQNLTELSLNGPFLISDSMWQEYFENGGSRLSKFEIRNTHRFGNDSLISLLENCGSKLTKLKLSRLDGLDSAPVYELIPHYLSTSNLTSLEISYPYKEELITDDLLINILSVTGESLTSLNVDGCSNLTDRFLTEGIVRFCPNLTHVSMKLLDQLTDEGFAAAFREYSNVNSGGLINVQLTKCTGLGNNAIYSLLHHSAQTLVELSLNSIYNVDKDFLFQIFTDDYHPLKKSLKDSIESTSRRTEVHSSDEGNDETGMTKFYGKINFPLLTTLDIGFVRAVDDEILNFISDNCSKLTILETYGNNRCTLRANVRNDLMVIGRQNDIL is encoded by the coding sequence ATGGCTAGGAGGTCTAATAGAAATCAGTCAGGGGTACGTGGTCCGAACTCAGCTTTAACTGAGTTTTTAAGGGTTGAGGGTATTACCGATGCGTTTAGGAGAAGACAAGAAAGAGGCGATCCTACGTCTAGGGAAGAATCCCCAGCAGATAGGAACGAGACGGAAGATAGCGAGGTTCTGTTACCATCAGTTCCCTTGGATATtcatgaaaataatttggatgGAGAGgtagatgaagaagaaaaggcGATACGGCAGGCTgcaagaaggaaaagaaggGCTGCCAAACGGCGTCTGGGAGGTAGATTCCCAAGTGAtagtgatgatgatgacgacaATGACGATAATTACAGCGATGATGATGTGTTGGGAAATGgattcaagaaatttggAGAGGAAGATAATTGCGTAGATTGCGGCAAGATTTTCAATATGACGGTTTATTCTCGATACGATAGGGCTAGGAAGGGCTATTTGTGTGAATCCTGTAACGAAAACTTGAAGCAACGCGAGAAAACAGCTCGTAGAAATCAACTCAATGCCCggaagaagagaaagaaggTTGCACAGGCTTTGTTAGACAAGTCTTCAATCCAAATGCCGACATTACAAGATATTTGCATCAAAAAGATTACTcagaatattgatgatgttgATGCATTAGGTGATATTGGACAAACTAATATGAATAAGATTTCTATGATCTTATCCAAAAATAGATCGCTAAACAATTCAACGATGACTTTGTTTTTGCATCCTGGATTGAAAGTGTTGGACTTTTGGGACTGTTCAAATGTCGACTCtgattcattgaataagaTTGCATCCTATTGCCCTAATTTGGAATCACTCACGCTCTTTATGTGTGGATACTTTCACAATGACAATTTGAAGTACTATAGTTCACATCTTCAGAATTTGACTGAATTATCTCTAAATGGTCCATTCTTAATTAGTGATTCAATGTGGCAGGAATATTTCGAAAATGGTGGTTCAAGATTAagcaaatttgaaattagaaatacaCATAGGTTTGGAAATGATTCGTTGATAAGCCTACTTGAGAATTGTGGGTCGAAATTAACGAAGCTAAAGCTTTCTAGGTTAGACGGTCTAGATTCCGCTCCTgtttatgaattaattcCGCATTATCTTCTGACGTCAAATTTGACAAGCTTGGAAATATCATATCCATACaaggaagaattaattaccgatgatttattaatcaaCATTTTATCTGTTACGGGTGAGAGTTTAACTAGCTTGAATGTTGATGGTTGTTCAAATTTAACTGACCGATTTTTGACAGAAGGAATTGTTAGGTTTTGCCCTAATTTAACCCATGTATCtatgaaattattagatcAACTAACGGATGAAGGGTTTGCTGCAGCTTTTCGAGAATATTCAAACGTCAATAGTGGTGGGTTAATCAACGTTCAACTAACTAAATGCACAGGGTTAGGAAACAACGCAATATATTCCTTACTTCATCATTCGGCGCAAACATTAGTTGAGCTTAGTTTGAATTCGATATATAATGTCGATAAAGACtttttgtttcaaatattcactGACGATTATCATCCACTTAAAAAGTCTTTGAAGGATTCTATTGAGAGCACTTCAAGGCGTACTGAGGTACATAGTTCCGATGAAGGGAATGACGAAACTGGAATGACGAAATTTTATGGTAAGATaaattttccattattaACAACATTAGACATTGGATTTGTAAGGGCTGTTGATGATGAGATATTGAACTTTATTAGTGATAACTGCTCAAAGCTCACTATCTTGGAAACGTATGGTAATAATAGATGTACTTTGAGAGCAAACGTAAGGAATGATTTAATGGTTATTGGGCGTCAGAACGACATTTTATAG
- a CDS encoding DEHA2B04180p (similar to uniprot|P32628 Saccharomyces cerevisiae YEL037c RAD23 nucleotide excision repair protein), translated as MQIIFKDFKKQKIPIEVDLSDTVLATKEKLASEKDCEVSQLKFVYSGKVLQDEKTLESFKIKEGDSIIFMISKAKKASPAPGPAKAEEKTSTDASATTESTNASSTPAAASGASTNQQGSEPGSAFAQGDDREATIQNIMEMGYERPQIEEALRAAFNNPHRAVEYLLTGIPESLQRHADQSTSAPIGESTTNTTNDHEEEHEHDHEGEEGQGENLFEAAAAAAAQGEGGNTTSGAGGAEAGADDLGEDNQMRLLRTALQTNPELIQPLLEQLAASNPQVAALIQQDPEGFIRSFLGSGDDMGFDFEEGEGEGVEGAGQGNEPETVRIALTEQDESAINRLCELGFDRNLVIQVYMACDKNEEVAADILFRDM; from the exons atgcaaattattttcaaggaTTTTAAAAAACAGAAGATTCCAATTGAAGTGGATCTTTCTGACACA GTTTTAGCGACTAAGGAAAAGCTTGCTTCTGAAAAGGATTGTGAAGTATCTCAATTGAAGTTTGTTTATTCTGGTAAGGTCTTGCAAGATGAAAAAACGTTGGAATCGTTCAAGATCAAGGAGGGAGACTCGATCATCTTTATGATCTCCAAGGCAAAGAAAGCTAGCCCAGCTCCAGGGCCAGCCAAAGCGGAAGAAAAGACGAGCACAGATGCTAGTGCAACAACTGAGAGCACTAATGCGAGTAGCACACCAGCAGCTGCTAGTGGAGCGTCGACGAACCAGCAAGGGTCGGAGCCAGGATCAGCATTTGCTCAGGGTGATGATAGAGAAGCGACTATTCAGAACATTATGGAAATGGGATACGAAAGACCTCAAATCGAGGAAGCTTTAAGAGCAGCATTTAATAATCCTCATCGTGCGGTTGAGTACTTGTTGACTGGTATACCTGAATCCTTACAACGTCATGCAGATCAATCGACATCAGCACCGATCGGAGAATCTACCACCAATACTACTAATGATCATGAAGAAGAACATGAACATGACCATGAAGGTGAAGAAGGACAAGGTGAAAACTTATTTGAAGCAGCAGCAGCTGCCGCGGCTCAGGGAGAAGGTGGAAATACAACAAGTGGTGCCGGTGGAGCAGAAGCTGGTGCTGACGACTTGGGTGAAGATAATCAAATGCGCTTGTTGAGAACTGCATTGCAAACAAACCCAGAATTGATCCAACCTTTATTAGAACAATTAGCTGCATCTAATCCACAAGTGGCAGCCTTAATTCAGCAAGATCCAGAAGGCTTTATCAGAAGCTTTTTAGGAAGTGGCGATGATATGGGATTTGACTttgaagaaggtgaagGTGAAGGTGTCGAAGGTGCGGGACAAGGAAACGAACCAGAAACCGTTCGTATTGCATTGACCGAACAAGACGAAAGTGCTATAAATAGGTTATGTGAATTGGGATTCGACCGTAACTTGGTGATCCAAGTTTACATGGCTTGtgataaaaatgaagaagtgGCTGctgatattttatttagAGATATGTAA
- a CDS encoding DEHA2B04136p (similar to CA1857|IPF15348 Candida albicans IPF15348) — translation MEKTNRKKLFDEDIDYVNEDHISSFAKALAWEEQYEILENEKSGASSDKESQDAATIQKETEELDDLGADELSTALNGMHKPDLISSKSDWWPINTSKSIPKTKIRKKSKKSSVNEGHSKITNEFRSSASYTMLRWPILIFISCWISLLCFMYIIVRAYVALSEYFLTWVGKRKELRNKLRASQNYEEWVQNALELDRFLNLDKWSENPKFSYYDSKTVELTISKLASLREEGRDNDLMVILQGCIKKNFAGIENRQLYSHRYYGTKYLVEKYIDEVIVCIDKVIESQQISFNDKRRFFRTVSKNYGKTALCLSGGACFTYTHFGIVKALLDNDLLPSIISGTSGGGLIAALSCTRTDDELKKLLVPELARKITACEDPWYVWIPRWWRTGARFDSLEWARKANFFTRGSTTFYESFKRTGRRLNISTVPSNPHSPVILCNNITSPNCIIWSSLLASSAVPGILNPVVLLMKDLKTDRVVPFSLGSKWRDGSLRTDIPIDALNTYYNVNFSIVSQVNPHISLFFFAPKGTVGRPVAIPRRKTHKEKYASLRGGFIATALEQLFKLEITKWLQMIKSLDLLPHLLEQDWSNIWLQRFSGSITIWPRNRLKDFWYILSDPTEERLAEMLSKGERAMFPRILFVKHRLSIEKAIEKGRKQTKLSANFNTLTSSDSGRTELSPEAAELQVEPAMFDDDEYDSDSSDDEVLSPNNKKHIDKFGTPNTEDGDDDEDAYEYYDDDDYGLSTEDEANQENTGNSQGEENDTGSRFLKSFFRAGSRDSKLHRRNTVF, via the coding sequence ATGGAGAAAACGAATCGGAAGAAACTATTCGATGAGGATATAGACTACGTCAACGAAGATCATATCAGTTCTTTTGCTAAGGCATTGGCTTGGGAAGAACAATAcgaaattcttgaaaatgaaaaatctgGAGCTTCGTCTGATAAAGAATCTCAAGATGCTGCCACTATACAGAAAGAAACAGAGGAATTAGATGACTTGGGAGCAGATGAGCTATCAACAGCATTAAATGGTATGCACAAACCAGACTTGATTTCGTCCAAGAGCGATTGGTGGCCAATAAATACCAGCAAGTCCATACCTAAGACAAAGATAAGGAAGAAAAGTAAAAAATCAAGTGTGAATGAAGGCCACTCGAAAATAACCAATGAATTTCGGTCGAGTGCATCATACACAATGCTTCGGTGGCCTattcttatatttattcTGTGTTGGATTTCCTTATTATGCTTCATGTATATTATTGTCAGAGCATACGTCGCATTACTGGAGTACTTTTTGACATGGGTGGGTAAGCGCAAAGAATTACGGAACAAACTAAGGGCATCACAGAACTATGAAGAGTGGGTTCAGAATGCATTGGAATTAGATAGATTTCTAAATCTTGATAAGTGGTCTGAAAATCCTAAGTTTTCGTACTACGATTCTAAAACCGTCGAACTCACCATATCTAAATTAGCGTCTTTAAGGGAAGAGGGGCGCGATAATGATCTTATGGTCATCTTACAAGGATGTATTAAGAAAAACTTTGCTGGTATAGAGAATAGACAACTATATTCACATAGATACTACggaacaaaatatttggttgAAAAGTACATTGACGAAGTAATCGTTTGTATAGACAAAGTGATAGAGTCTCAGCAGATTAGTTTTAATGATAAACGGAGGTTTTTTAGAACTgtgctgaaaaattatggtAAAACAGCGTTGTGTTTAAGTGGAGGTGCATGTTTCACCTACACTCATTTTGGGATTGTGAAAGCACTTCTCGATAACGATTTATTGCCGTCAATAATTTCAGGAACATCTGGAGGAGGGTTAATTGCGGCATTATCGTGCACAAGgactgatgatgaattgaaaaagttgtTAGTACCAGAATTGGCTAGAAAAATCACGGCATGTGAAGATCCCTGGTATGTATGGATTCCTAGATGGTGGAGGACGGGCGCTAGATTTGATTCTCTCGAGTGGGCAAGGAAAGCAAATTTCTTTACTAGGGGCTCTACAACGTTTTATGAATCTTTCAAAAGGACTGGAAGGAGACTTAATATTTCCACCGTGCCTTCGAATCCCCATTCTCCGGTGATTTTATGTAATAATATCACCTCTCCAAATTGTATAATTTGGTCTTCACTTTTAGCATCATCTGCTGTTCCAGGGATATTGAACCCAGTTGtgttattgatgaaggATTTGAAAACGGATCGGGTGGTTCCATTTTCGTTGGGTAGTAAATGGAGAGACGGTTCATTACGTACAGACATTCCAATCGACGCTTTAAATACGTACTATAATGTCAACTTTTCTATAGTGTCCCAGGTTAATCCACATATTCTGTTGTTTTTCTTTGCACCTAAAGGAACTGTTGGAAGACCAGTTGCAATACCACGTCGCAAGACACACAAGGAAAAATATGCCTCATTACGTGGTGGCTTTATTGCAACCGCTCTTGAacaattattcaagttgGAAATAACTAAATGGTTGCAAATGATAAAGAGTCTCGACTTATTACCCCATTTGTTAGAACAGGATTGGCTGAATATTTGGCTACAAAGATTCTCTGGTTCTATTACTATATGGCCTCGTAACAGGTTGAAGGATTTTTGGTACATATTAAGTGACCCAACAGAAGAGAGATTGGCAGAAATGCTTTCGAAAGGGGAAAGAGCGATGTTCCCTAGAATATTATTTGTTAAGCATAGACTAAGTATCGAGAAGGCCATAGAGAAAGGGAGAAAGCAGACCAAATTGTCTGCCAACTTCAATACTTTGACGTCATCCGATAGCGGTAGAACAGAGTTGTCTCCAGAAGCGGCTGAATTACAAGTTGAACCAGCTATGttcgatgatgatgaatatgataGCGATTCAAGTGATGATGAAGTCTTGAGCCCTAACAACAAGAAACACATAGATAAGTTTGGTACACCGAATACTGAGGATGGAGACGACGACGAGGATGCATATGAATATtacgatgacgatgactACGGTTTATCCACGGAGGATGAAGCCAATCAAGAGAATACGGGAAACTCACAGGGAGAGGAGAACGATACAGGTTCACGTTTCCTAAAATCTTTCTTTAGAGCTGGTTCACGAGACAGTAAATTACATAGACGGAATACTGTTTTCTGA
- a CDS encoding DEHA2B04158p (similar to uniprot|P32626 Saccharomyces cerevisiae YEL038w UTR4), whose translation MPISFAAPIEVIVLDIEGTVCPISFVKTTLFPYFLEKLPSELSALTYPLKSTSNSPVEEICSQFPENVRVSSDSLLEYTTSLVNNDIKDPILKSLQGFIWKLGYENGELMAPVYEDAIEFVTDLSKTRKIYIYSSGSIKAQVLLFGHVKGANGSPVDMNRYLSGYYDITTAGFKQESGSYVSILKDIGYESKQSSVLFLSDNVREVDAAIQAGMNSLVVDRPGNAPLSEADKKSFSIIETFRDLKL comes from the coding sequence ATGCCAATTAGCTTTGCAGCTCCAATCGAGGTTATAGTCTTAGATATTGAGGGGACAGTATGCCCTATATCATTTGTTAAAACTACGTTGTTTccttattttcttgaaaaattaccaCTGGAGTTATCAGCCTTAACATATCCACTTAAATCCACAAGCAATTCGCCGGTTGAAGAGATATGCAGCCAATTTCCGGAGAATGTTAGAGTGTCTTCTGATAGTTTGCTCGAATATACCACATCTTTGGTGAACAATGATATTAAAGACCCAATCTTGAAATCACTCCAAGGCTTCATCTGGAAATTGGGATATGAAAATGGAGAATTGATGGCACCTGTCTACGAAGATGCTATTGAGTTCGTGACGGATTTAAGTAAGACGAGAAAgatatacatatattcGTCTGGTAGCATCAAAGCACAGGTTTTGCTATTCGGTCACGTTAAAGGTGCTAATGGGTCACCAGTCGATATGAACAGATATCTTTCGGGTTATTACGATATTACCACTGCTGGTTTCAAACAGGAGTCGGGGTCGTATGTTagtattttgaaagatattgGATACGAAAGTAAGCAGTCTAGTGTGCTATTTTTGAGTGACAATGTGAGAGAAGTCGATGCTGCGATTCAAGCAGGCATGAACAGCTTAGTTGTTGATAGACCAGGAAATGCCCCCTTAAGTGAAGCAGACAAGAAATCATTCAGTATTATAGAAACATTCAGGGACTTGAAATTGTAG